Proteins encoded in a region of the Eschrichtius robustus isolate mEscRob2 chromosome 16, mEscRob2.pri, whole genome shotgun sequence genome:
- the TBC1D10B gene encoding TBC1 domain family member 10B has translation METGPAPLVAPPRRHGAPAAPSPPPRGSRAGPVVVVAPGPPVTTATSAPVTLVAPGEARPAWVPGPTQTSDSALAPAPTVTGSTEVGLTLEASPEALRAQVSDPEPLVPEAVAGAERSMALAPGADSPKTEETRTSPDPGPETLTGTRTRTPSRTAPGALTAKPPLAPKPGTTVASGVTARVAAVTAGQVTSGHGAAASASTGQAPEDPSGPGTGPSGTCEALAAVVTVTPAPETAENSQDLGSTSSLGPGISGPRGQAPDTLSYLDSVSLMSGTLESLADDVSSMGSDSEINGLALRKTDKYGFLGGSQYSGSLESSIPVDVARQRELKWLEMFSHWDKWLSRRFQKVKLRCRKGIPSSLRAKAWQYLSNSKELLEQNPGKFEELERAPGDPKWLDVIEKDLHRQFPFHEMFAARGGHGQQDLYRILKAYTIYRPDEGYCQAQAPVAAVLLMHMPAEQAFWCLVQICDKYLPGYYSAGLEAIQLDGEIFFALLRRASPLAHRHLRRQRIDPVLYMTEWFMCIFARTLPWASVLRVWDMFFCEGVKIIFRVALVLLRHTLGSVEKLRSCQGMYETMEQLRNLPQQCMQEDFLVHEVTNLPVTEALIERENSAQLKKWRETRGELQYRPSRRLHGSRAIHEERRRQQPPLGPSSSLLSLPGLKSRGSRAAGGAPSPPPPVRRASAGPAPGPLVTAEGLHPSLPSPTGNSTPLAPSKEARRQEKERQKQEKERQKQEKEREKQEKERQKQEKERQKQEKERQKQEKKAQGRKLSLRRKADGPPAPQDGGDRPSASEARQDAYF, from the exons ATGGAGACGGGCCCGGCGCCCCTGGTGGCCCCGCCGCGCCGTCATGGCGCCCCCGCGGCCCCGTCGCCGCCGCCCCGCGGCTCCCGGGCCGGGCCCGTCGTGGTGGTAGCTCCGGGGCCGCCAGTGACCACGGCCACTTCGGCCCCGGTCACCCTGGTGGCCCCCGGGGAGGCGCGGCCCGCATGGGTACCGGGTCCAACCCAGACCTCGGACTCGGCCCTGGCCCCCGCCCCGACAGTCACCGGCAGCACGGAGGTGGGGCTGACCCTGGAGGCCTCACCCGAAGCCCTGAGGGCGCAAGTCTCCGACCCAGAGCCCTTGGTGCCCGAGGCTGTGGCAGGAGCCGAGAGGTCCATGGCTCTGGCCCCAGGGGCAGACTCTCCGAAGACGGAGGAGACGAGAACCTCACCCGATCCTGGGCCAGAAACCCTCACCGGGACCCGCACCAGGACCCCTTCAAGAACGGCTCCTGGGGCCCTGACCGCCAAACCCCCGCTTGCCCCCAAGCCGGGAACCACAGTGGCCTCAGGAGTGACTGCACGGGTTGCAGCAGTGACAGCAGGACAGGTGACAAGTGGACATGGAGCTGCAGCATCAGCATCAACAGGACAGGCTCCAGAGGACccctcagggcctggcacaggccCTTCAGGGACGTGTGAGGCTCTGGCAGCTGTCGTGACGGTGACCCCAGCTCCGGAGACTGCTGAAAACTCTCAGGACCTAGGCTCCACGTCCAGCCTGGGACCTGGCATCTCTGGGCCTCGAGGGCAGGCCCCAGACACTCTGAGCTACTTGGACTCCGTGAGCCTCATGTCTGGGACCTTAGAGTCCTTGGCGGATGATGTGAGCTCCATGGGCTCAGACTCGGAGATAAATGGGCTGGCCCTGCGCAAGACGGACAAGTACGGCTTCCTTGGGGGCAGCCAGTATTCGGGCAGCCT AGAGAGCTCCATTCCTGTGGATGTGGCTCGGCAGCGGGAGCTCAAATGGCTGGAGATGTTCAGTCACTGGGATAAGTGGCTGTCACGGCGTTTCCAGAAG GTGAAACTGCGCTGCCGGAAGGGGATCCCATCCTCCCTCAGAGCCAAGGCCTGGCAGTACTTGTCCAATAGCAAGGAACTCCTGGAGCAGAACCCGGGCAAGTTTGAG gagctggaACGGGCTCCTGGGGACCCTAAGTGGCTGGATGTGATTGAGAAGGACCTGCACCGTCAGTTCCCTTTCCATGAGATGTTTGCTGCTCGAGGCGGGCATGG GCAACAGGACCTGTATCGAATCCTGAAGGCCTACACTATCTACCGGCCTGACGAGGGCTACTGCCAGGCCCAGGCCCCCGTGGCCGCAGTGCTGCTCATGCACATGCCTGCTGAG CAAGCCTTTTGGTGCCTGGTGCAGATCTGCGACAAGTACCTCCCCGGTTACTATAGTGCAGGGCTG GAGGCCATTCAACTGGATGGAGAAATCTTTTTTGCGCTGTTGCGCCGGGCCTCCCCACTGGCACATCGGCACCTGCGACGGCAGCGCATTGACCCCGTGCTGTACATGACAGAATGGTTCATGTGCATCTTTGCCCGCACCCTTCCCTGGGCTTCAGTGCTACGTGTCTGGGATATGTTCTTCTGTGAAG GCGTCAAGATCATCTTCCGGGTGGCCCTGGTGCTGCTGCGGCACACGCTGGGCTCTGTGGAGAAGCTGCGCTCCTGCCAAGGCATGTATGAAACCATGGAGCAGCTGCGCAATCTGCCCCAGCAGTGCATGCAGGAGGACTTCCTGGTGCATGAG GTGACCAACCTCCCAGTGACAGAAGCGCTGATTGAGCGAGAGAACTCAGCCCAGCTCAAGAAGTGGCGGGAAACCCGGGGCGAGCTGCAGTATCGGCCCTCACGGAGACTGCACGGTTCCCGGGCGATCCATGAGGAGCGTCGGCGGCAGCAGCCACCCCTgggcccctcctccagcctcctcagCCTCCCTGGCCTCAAGAGCCGAGGCTCCCGGGCAGCTGGAGGGGccccctctccaccccctccTGTCCGCAGGGCCAGTGCTGGGCCTGCCCCAGGGCCTCTGGTCACCGCTGAGGGACTGCATCCGTCCCTTCCTTCGCCTACTGGCAACAGCACCCCACTGGCTCCCAGCAAGGAGGCCCGGAGGCAGGAGAAGGAGCGGCAGAAGCAGGAGAAGGAGCGGCAGAAGCAGGAGAAGGAGCGGGAGAAGCAGGAGAAGGAGCGGCAGAAGCAGGAGAAGGAGCGGCAGAAGCAGGAGAAGGAGCGGCAGAAGCAGGAGAAGAAGGCTCAGGGCAGGAAGCTCTCGCTGCGTCGGAAGGCAGAtggaccccccgccccccaggatgGCGGGGACAGGCCCTCAGCATCAGAGGCCCGGCAGGATGCTTACTTCTGA
- the CD2BP2 gene encoding CD2 antigen cytoplasmic tail-binding protein 2 has product MPKRKVTFQGVGDEDDEDETSAPKKKLVDPVAGAGGPGSRFKGKHSLDSDEEDDDEGSSKYDILASEDVEGQEAATLPSEGGVRITPFNLQEEMEEGHFDADGNYFLNREAQIRDSWLDNIDWVKIRERPPNQRPPSDSEEEDSLGQTPMSAQALLEGLLELMLPRETVAGALRRLGARGGGKGGSKGPARPSSPQRLDRLSGLADQMVARGNLGVYQETRERLAMRLKGLGCQTQGPRDPTAPPSLDMFAEEVAEGELETPTPAQRGETESPGDGLADVMWEYKWENTGDAELYGPFSSTQMQTWVNEGYFPDGVYCRKLDAPGGQFYNSKRIDFDLYT; this is encoded by the exons ATGCCAAAGAGGAAAGTGACCTTCCAAGGCGTGGGAGATGAGGATGATGAGGATGAAACCAGTGCCCCCAAGAAAAAG TTGGTGGACCCTGTGGCTGGGGCAGGAGGTCCTGGGAGCCGCTTCAAAGGCAAACACTCTTTGGACAGCGATGAGGAGGATGATGATGAAGGGTCCAGCAAATATGACATCTTGGCCTCAGAGGATGTAGAAG GTCAGGAAGCAGCCACACTCCCCAGTGAGGGAGGTGTGCGGATCACACCCTTCAACCTGCAGGAAGAGATGGAGGAAGGCCACTTTGATGCTGATGGCAACTATTTCCTGAACCGGGAAGCTCAGATCCGAGACAGCTGGCTGGACAACATTGACTGG GTAAAGATCAGGGAGCGGCCGCCTAATCAGCGGCCGCCGTCAGACTCAGAGGAGGAGGACAGCTTGGGCCAGACACCAATGAGCGCCCAAGCCCTCCTGGAGGGCCTTCTGGAGCTGATGTTGCCAAGAGAGACAGTGGCTGGGGCACTGAGGCGCCTGGGAGCCCGAGGAGGAGGCAAAGGGGGCAGCAAGGGGCCTGCGCGGCCCAGTTCCCCCCAGCGCCTGGACCGGCTCTCCGGGTTGGCTGACCAGATGGTGGCTCGGGGCAACCTCGGAGTGTATCAGGAGACAAGGGAACGACTGGCCATGCGGCTGAAGGGGTTGGGGTGCCAGACCCAGGGACCCCGTGACCCCACAGCCCCACCCTCCCTGGACATGTTTGCTGAGGAAGTGGCGGAGGGGGAGCTGGAGACCCCAACCCCTGCCCAGAGAGGAG AAACAGAGTCGCCTGGAGATGGTCTGGCCGATGTGATGTGGGAATATAAGTGGGAGAACACAGGGGATGCTGAGCTGTATGGGCCCTTCTCCAGCACCCAGATGCAG ACCTGGGTGAATGAAGGCTATTTCCCGGACGGTGTTTATTGCCGGAAGCTGGACGCCCCCGGCGGACAGTTCTACAACTCCAAACGGATTGATTTTGACCTCTACACCTGA